Proteins from a genomic interval of Anaerobaca lacustris:
- the xerC gene encoding tyrosine recombinase XerC, which produces MEDNHQIVEQFLNYLKFEKRFSEHTAKCYGADLAQFGDFLLQTCDGEVSSDENASLHHPEGGTATATAVATAQSVDQLLLAADVNEARSYLAHLNGKAYSKATIARKLATLRSFYKFLVKTNRCSSNPLTAVRTPKQDKKLPRFLEYEEIKRLLETPPTETWLGARDRAILETLYSTGIRVSELVALNMDDVDFLGEIIHIRGKGKKERIAPISSSALQAIQRYMEFRNKRAQSNTNFDAKVLFVNKHGQRLSTRSVRRKMDKYLKMAGLDPNISPHTLRHSFATHMLNNGADLRSVQELLGHQSLSTTQVYTHLTTRKLKEVYDNAHPREEFGQDVYAPYEGPHDWSQGDESL; this is translated from the coding sequence ATGGAAGACAACCATCAGATAGTCGAGCAGTTTCTGAACTATCTCAAGTTCGAGAAGCGGTTCTCGGAGCACACCGCAAAGTGTTATGGAGCCGATCTCGCGCAGTTCGGGGATTTCCTGCTGCAGACCTGCGACGGTGAGGTTTCCTCCGACGAGAACGCGTCGTTGCATCACCCTGAGGGCGGCACCGCCACCGCGACGGCCGTTGCGACGGCGCAAAGCGTCGATCAGCTCCTGCTGGCCGCCGACGTCAACGAGGCGCGATCCTATCTGGCCCACCTCAACGGCAAGGCGTATTCAAAGGCAACGATCGCCCGCAAGCTGGCGACGCTGCGCAGCTTCTACAAGTTCCTGGTCAAGACGAACCGGTGCAGCTCGAACCCGCTGACCGCGGTCCGCACGCCGAAGCAGGACAAGAAGCTCCCGCGATTCCTGGAATATGAAGAGATCAAACGCCTTCTGGAAACCCCGCCGACGGAAACGTGGCTGGGCGCTCGCGATCGGGCGATCCTCGAAACGTTGTACAGCACGGGCATCCGGGTCAGCGAACTGGTCGCCCTGAACATGGACGACGTCGACTTCCTCGGCGAGATCATTCACATTCGCGGCAAGGGCAAGAAGGAGCGGATCGCCCCGATCAGCTCGTCGGCGTTGCAGGCGATTCAGCGCTATATGGAGTTCCGCAACAAGCGGGCCCAGAGCAACACGAATTTCGACGCGAAGGTGCTGTTCGTCAACAAGCACGGGCAGCGTCTGAGCACCCGCAGCGTCCGACGCAAGATGGACAAATACCTCAAGATGGCCGGGCTGGACCCGAACATCAGCCCGCACACGCTGCGTCACAGTTTTGCGACGCACATGCTCAACAACGGGGCCGATCTGCGAAGCGTGCAGGAGCTGCTCGGCCACCAGTCGCTCTCGACGACCCAGGTCTACACGCACCTGACCACCCGCAAGCTCAAGGAGGTCTACGACAATGCCCATCCGAGGGAGGAGTTCGGGCAGGACGTGTACGCTCCCTATGAGGGGCCGCACGACTGGTCGCAGGGCGACGAGTCGCTGTAG
- a CDS encoding PP2C family protein-serine/threonine phosphatase, producing the protein MAKDELQKTNEEMKRALESAAAVQTALLPHGFHGGNGIRIAWRLKACATLAGDILNAFWLDDKHLGCYVLDVMGHGVPAALLSVTLSHFLSPRSRGPFLLGPEGGREGSAEILSPAGVGERLNQQFPLDLETSQFFTILYGVLNAETKVFRYFSAGHPPMIHVPCGGGPAVLPTAGFPVGVVDNPEYEDREIQLRSGDRLFIYSDGVTEVQDPNGEQFGIDRLCAAIRLAVAMPLEEGLDAALDWIGSWSDGEALQDDVSVLVVEVE; encoded by the coding sequence TTGGCCAAGGACGAGTTGCAGAAGACCAACGAGGAGATGAAGCGCGCCCTGGAATCCGCTGCGGCGGTCCAGACGGCCCTTCTGCCGCATGGCTTCCACGGCGGCAATGGAATTCGGATCGCCTGGCGGTTGAAAGCCTGTGCGACACTGGCCGGGGACATCCTCAATGCCTTCTGGCTCGACGACAAGCATTTGGGCTGCTATGTCCTGGACGTCATGGGGCATGGTGTTCCCGCCGCCTTGCTCTCGGTGACGCTGAGCCATTTCCTTTCCCCGCGATCCCGGGGGCCGTTTCTCCTCGGCCCCGAGGGCGGGCGAGAAGGGTCGGCAGAGATCCTCTCTCCGGCAGGCGTTGGCGAACGCTTGAATCAGCAATTCCCCCTGGACCTGGAGACCTCGCAATTCTTCACGATCCTCTACGGAGTCCTGAATGCCGAGACCAAGGTGTTCCGATACTTCAGTGCGGGACATCCCCCGATGATCCACGTGCCGTGCGGAGGTGGCCCTGCAGTACTGCCCACTGCCGGGTTCCCCGTTGGCGTGGTAGACAATCCGGAGTACGAAGATCGTGAAATTCAACTGCGATCGGGAGATCGGTTATTCATCTACTCAGATGGTGTAACCGAGGTGCAGGATCCAAACGGCGAGCAGTTCGGCATTGATAGGCTTTGTGCGGCAATCCGGTTAGCGGTCGCCATGCCATTGGAAGAAGGTTTGGATGCGGCGTTGGATTGGATCGGGTCCTGGTCGGACGGTGAGGCACTGCAAGACGACGTGTCGGTCCTGGTCGTGGAGGTCGAATAG
- a CDS encoding cryptochrome/photolyase family protein — MRIGAIVLPNQLYEDSPLFSVASEFYLIEYARCFLHHRYHKKQLVLHRASMKAYAQRWRERGLCVHYVDFGQCPRLLSLVDRMDPGRLKPHIATAERFIATLFG, encoded by the coding sequence ATGCGGATCGGGGCGATCGTTCTGCCCAACCAGCTCTATGAGGACAGCCCACTTTTCTCTGTTGCCTCGGAGTTCTACCTGATCGAATATGCACGTTGCTTCCTGCACCACCGGTATCACAAGAAGCAACTTGTCCTGCACCGCGCGTCCATGAAGGCGTACGCACAGAGGTGGCGCGAACGGGGCTTGTGCGTGCATTATGTAGACTTCGGGCAGTGTCCGAGGCTTCTGTCGCTGGTGGACCGCATGGACCCGGGACGACTGAAACCCCATATCGCAACTGCCGAACGTTTCATCGCCACACTTTTCGGGTGA